The following are encoded together in the Deinococcus soli (ex Cha et al. 2016) genome:
- the pgm gene encoding phosphoglucomutase (alpha-D-glucose-1,6-bisphosphate-dependent): MTLSPLAGKRAPQSLLTNIPRLVAHYYETRPDPRDPLQRVAFGTSGHRGTSISGSFNESHILAVTQAVAEHRAAAGIRGPLFMGLDTHALSEPAWMTALQVLVANGVQVRAQAGAFTPTPLISHAILEHNRPGREGKPDHDWADGIVITPSHNPPQDGGFKYNPPSGGPADTDVTGAVQARANAILENELRDVQRVSLEDALAGLTDFDFITPYVSGLGTVVNLDAIRQSGVRIGVDPLGGSSLPVWQAVQAQHGLNLTIVNEDIDPRFAFMSVDRDGKIRMDCSSPYAMAGLLALKGDFDVAIGNDPDADRHGIVTRAGLMNPNHYLAVMIEYLFSHRPGWREDAAIGKTLVSSALIDRVGAGIGRRVVEVPVGFKYFVEGLLDGSFGFGGEESAGASFLRLDGTPWSTDKDGLIPGLLAAEMTAVTGKTPSERLADLTARYGETAYDRQDAPADAAQKKILSNLSPEQVTATTLGGDPITAKLTRAPGNGAGIGGLKVTTDQAWFAARPSGTEDVYKIYAESFRGAEHLKQVMEEARDVVSAALTGH; the protein is encoded by the coding sequence ATGACCCTCAGCCCCCTGGCCGGTAAACGCGCGCCGCAGAGCCTGCTGACGAACATCCCCCGACTGGTCGCCCACTACTACGAGACCCGCCCCGACCCGCGAGATCCCCTCCAGCGCGTGGCCTTCGGGACCAGCGGGCACCGCGGCACCAGCATCAGCGGCAGCTTCAACGAATCGCACATCCTGGCGGTCACGCAGGCCGTCGCCGAGCACCGCGCCGCCGCCGGCATCCGGGGGCCGCTGTTCATGGGCCTGGACACCCACGCGCTGTCCGAACCTGCCTGGATGACCGCGCTGCAGGTCCTCGTCGCCAACGGCGTGCAGGTGCGCGCGCAGGCAGGCGCGTTCACGCCCACGCCGCTGATCAGCCACGCGATCCTCGAACACAACCGCCCCGGCCGCGAGGGCAAACCCGACCACGACTGGGCCGACGGGATCGTCATCACGCCCAGCCACAACCCCCCGCAGGACGGCGGCTTCAAGTACAACCCCCCCTCGGGCGGTCCGGCCGACACTGACGTGACCGGCGCCGTGCAGGCCCGCGCGAACGCCATCCTGGAGAACGAACTGCGTGACGTGCAGCGCGTCTCGCTGGAGGACGCCCTGGCGGGCCTGACGGACTTCGACTTCATCACGCCCTACGTGTCGGGGCTGGGCACGGTCGTGAACCTCGACGCCATCCGCCAGAGCGGCGTGCGGATCGGCGTGGACCCGCTGGGCGGCAGCAGCCTCCCGGTGTGGCAGGCCGTCCAGGCGCAGCACGGCCTGAACCTGACGATCGTGAACGAGGACATCGACCCGCGCTTCGCGTTCATGAGCGTGGACCGCGACGGGAAGATCCGCATGGACTGCTCCAGCCCGTACGCCATGGCGGGCCTCTTGGCCCTGAAAGGCGACTTCGACGTGGCGATCGGCAACGACCCGGACGCCGACCGGCACGGCATCGTGACCCGCGCGGGCCTGATGAACCCCAACCACTACCTCGCGGTGATGATCGAGTACCTGTTCAGCCACCGCCCGGGCTGGCGCGAAGACGCCGCGATCGGCAAGACGCTGGTCAGCAGCGCCCTGATCGACCGGGTGGGCGCCGGGATCGGGCGGCGCGTCGTGGAGGTGCCGGTGGGCTTCAAGTACTTCGTGGAGGGCCTGCTGGACGGCTCCTTCGGCTTCGGGGGAGAGGAGAGCGCCGGGGCGAGCTTCCTGCGCCTGGACGGCACACCCTGGAGCACCGACAAGGACGGCCTGATCCCCGGGCTGCTGGCCGCCGAGATGACCGCCGTGACCGGCAAGACGCCCAGCGAACGCCTCGCGGACCTCACCGCGCGCTACGGCGAGACCGCCTACGACCGCCAGGACGCCCCGGCGGACGCCGCGCAGAAGAAGATCCTTTCAAACCTCAGCCCCGAGCAGGTCACCGCCACCACGCTGGGCGGCGACCCCATCACCGCGAAACTCACCCGTGCGCCCGGGAACGGCGCGGGCATCGGCGGGCTGAAGGTCACGACCGATCAGGCGTGGTTCGCCGCGCGCCCCAGCGGCACCGAGGACGTGTACAAGATCTACGCCGAGAGCTTCCGCGGCGCCGAGCACCTGAAACAGGTCATGGAGGAAGCCCGCGACGTCGTGAGTGCCGCCCTGACCGGGCACTGA
- the glpX gene encoding class II fructose-bisphosphatase, producing the protein MTVKRKQGAESRVDTNHFEHALVLETARVTEGAALAASRWMGMGDKNAVDGAGTEAMRELLNSLDIRGTVVIGEGEMDEAPMLYIGEKVGQGQYEVDIAVDPVEGTSVTAKGLPNGLAVIALSERGGLMHAPDCYMDKLVVPPPAAGKVNLDWPVEANLNVLAQSLERDVDDLMITILDRERHADLIRRVRAAGARVKLIGDGDVVASLQVGVRGTGVHALMGSGGAPEGVLSAAAMKCLGAEIQGRFIAEDDAMRERFKAMGVDEHRVYKTNDLAPGKQMVFSATGITYGELLSGVRRFGGGARTHTLVMGYATRVVRFIDTVHLEDDGARVTIRV; encoded by the coding sequence ATGACGGTCAAGCGGAAGCAAGGCGCGGAGAGCCGCGTGGACACCAACCACTTCGAGCACGCCCTGGTCCTGGAGACCGCCCGGGTGACCGAGGGCGCCGCCCTGGCTGCCAGCCGCTGGATGGGCATGGGGGACAAGAACGCCGTGGACGGCGCGGGCACCGAGGCCATGCGTGAACTGCTGAACAGCCTGGATATCCGCGGCACGGTCGTGATCGGCGAGGGCGAGATGGACGAGGCCCCCATGCTGTACATCGGCGAGAAGGTCGGGCAGGGTCAGTACGAGGTGGACATCGCCGTGGACCCGGTCGAGGGCACCAGCGTGACCGCCAAGGGCCTGCCGAACGGGCTGGCCGTGATCGCCCTGTCCGAGCGGGGCGGGCTGATGCACGCGCCGGACTGCTACATGGACAAGCTGGTCGTGCCGCCCCCCGCCGCCGGGAAGGTGAACTTGGACTGGCCGGTCGAGGCGAACCTGAACGTGCTGGCGCAGAGCCTGGAACGGGACGTGGACGACCTGATGATCACCATCTTGGACCGCGAGCGGCACGCGGACCTGATCCGCCGCGTGCGGGCTGCCGGGGCGCGCGTGAAGCTGATCGGGGACGGGGACGTGGTCGCCAGCCTGCAGGTGGGCGTGCGCGGCACGGGCGTGCACGCGCTGATGGGGTCGGGCGGCGCGCCCGAGGGGGTGCTGTCGGCGGCGGCCATGAAGTGCCTGGGCGCGGAGATCCAGGGCCGCTTCATCGCGGAGGACGACGCCATGCGCGAGCGGTTCAAGGCGATGGGTGTGGACGAGCACAGGGTCTACAAGACCAATGACCTCGCGCCGGGCAAGCAGATGGTGTTCAGCGCGACCGGCATCACGTACGGCGAGCTGCTCAGCGGCGTGCGGCGCTTCGGCGGTGGGGCGCGCACGCACACGCTGGTGATGGGCTACGCGACCCGCGTGGTGCGGTTCATCGACACGGTGCATCTGGAGGACGACGGCGCGCGCGTGACCATCCGCGTCTGA
- a CDS encoding response regulator: protein MARILIVDDSPADLKFMEAALKGTTHSVTALNDPAQVEAVADQLRPDLLLVDVVMPGRNGYEVVRGLRRQPGMEALKVVFVSSKGNETDVKWGLRQGADDYIVKPYTPEQVLGVVSRLIG, encoded by the coding sequence ATGGCCCGAATCCTGATCGTTGATGACTCCCCCGCCGACCTGAAATTCATGGAAGCCGCCCTGAAAGGCACCACCCACAGCGTCACCGCCCTGAACGACCCCGCCCAGGTAGAAGCCGTGGCCGACCAGCTGCGCCCGGACCTGCTCCTCGTGGACGTCGTCATGCCCGGCCGCAACGGCTACGAGGTCGTGCGCGGCCTGCGCCGCCAGCCTGGCATGGAAGCCCTGAAGGTCGTGTTCGTGTCCAGCAAGGGCAACGAGACCGACGTGAAATGGGGCCTGCGTCAGGGCGCCGACGACTACATCGTCAAACCCTACACCCCCGAGCAGGTGCTCGGCGTCGTGAGCCGGCTGATCGGCTGA
- a CDS encoding MHYT domain-containing protein, with the protein MEHEMLHHNWMGSYILLSYAIAVAASYMSLELAGRAGRVFNSASSRFWLIAQALVLGYGIWAMHFVGMMAFQVNAATSLNYPITILSGLIAVAFVYPALLVLHSGAFTLRRLAIAGAIAGTGIVAMHYSGMAAYRMPGTEVQINVVALIASIIIAVGASMAALFLFHTLTSDWARRQTRARLNLVKAGAAAVMGVAITGMHYTGMAALQFKVVDEMKLGLAADGIDTTLLALVIGVVSFLLMGLALTSVLMDAGRGGDLDDLDFGSAAD; encoded by the coding sequence ATGGAACATGAGATGCTGCACCACAACTGGATGGGTTCATACATCCTCCTCTCGTACGCGATTGCCGTCGCCGCGTCCTACATGTCCCTGGAACTCGCCGGCCGCGCCGGTCGCGTCTTCAACAGCGCCTCCAGCCGCTTCTGGCTGATCGCGCAGGCCCTGGTCCTCGGCTACGGTATCTGGGCCATGCACTTCGTGGGCATGATGGCCTTCCAGGTGAACGCCGCCACCAGCCTGAACTACCCCATCACGATCCTGTCCGGCCTGATCGCCGTGGCCTTCGTGTACCCCGCCCTGCTCGTCCTGCACAGCGGCGCGTTCACCCTGCGGCGCCTGGCCATCGCGGGCGCCATCGCCGGCACCGGGATCGTCGCCATGCACTACAGCGGCATGGCCGCCTACCGCATGCCCGGGACCGAAGTCCAGATCAACGTCGTCGCGCTGATCGCCTCGATCATCATCGCCGTGGGCGCCAGCATGGCCGCGCTGTTCCTGTTCCACACCCTGACCAGCGACTGGGCGCGTCGCCAGACCAGGGCGCGGCTGAACCTCGTCAAGGCCGGCGCCGCCGCCGTCATGGGGGTCGCCATCACCGGCATGCACTACACCGGCATGGCCGCCCTGCAGTTCAAGGTCGTCGACGAGATGAAACTCGGTCTCGCCGCTGACGGCATCGACACGACCCTGCTCGCGCTGGTGATCGGCGTCGTGTCCTTCCTGCTGATGGGTCTGGCCCTCACCAGCGTGCTCATGGACGCCGGCCGCGGCGGTGACCTCGACGATCTCGACTTCGGCAGCGCCGCCGACTGA
- a CDS encoding chemotaxis protein CheW, translating to MPDALLVRVQDTRLALPLSGEQTIAEVGPLAPLPHGQPLLRGLTTLQGRAVPLLDLAPLLGHPAAAPQLMVLTSLEGERVALLVDEVYGVSSLPTPPPGTALLLDVPGGPLLNPAALARDLRDHLG from the coding sequence ATGCCCGACGCGCTGCTCGTCCGCGTGCAGGACACCCGCCTCGCGCTGCCCCTCTCGGGCGAGCAGACCATCGCGGAGGTCGGCCCGCTCGCACCCCTCCCCCACGGACAGCCGCTGCTGCGCGGCCTGACCACCCTGCAGGGCCGCGCCGTACCGCTGCTCGACCTCGCGCCGCTGCTCGGCCACCCCGCTGCCGCGCCCCAGCTGATGGTCCTGACCAGCCTCGAAGGTGAACGCGTTGCGCTACTCGTGGACGAGGTCTACGGCGTCAGCAGCCTGCCCACCCCACCCCCCGGCACGGCCCTGCTGCTTGATGTGCCCGGCGGTCCCCTCCTGAATCCAGCCGCCCTGGCCCGCGACCTGCGCGACCACCTCGGCTGA